The DNA region GAGATCCTCGCCGGTGATCTCGCCATGCCGATACTTTCCGTTGACAGCCAGCGCCATCCGACCGTCGTTCGGCAGATGAGCCTGCGGCACGACGTCGTACGCGGGTGCGATCGTCACCTCACCGTCAGCAAGGTGGAGCAGACCGAGATTCTTGGTGTGCAGGTCCAGATTGCCGATCCCGGCCGCGAACACGACCATCCGGGCAAGACGCCGCAGGTCGGCTTCCGAAGCATGGGTCTTCAGGGCGTCGGCAACGCGCCGGAGACTGACCACACCGCCGATCTCCTGATATTTCTGGTTGCCGCCGGCGCCAAGCACTTGGCTGAGGTCCTCTTGGTGGACCCGCTCACCACCGATCCGGTCGTAGCGCTCGATGACAAGCGTTGGCAGACCGACGAACTGCTCGATCGACGTCGCGAAGTCGGCCAGGCCGAGACGGCGAGCAAGTCGCGAGCCGTACTCCTCGTCGTAGATCACGGTCGCCTTGTCGCCACCAAGCCGCGGCTTGAGGATGTGAGTCGTCGGGTAGCCACCGAGAGCCTGTGCCCAGCCGGTCGGTGTGCGGACAAGGACGATCTTCGGCTGCACACCGCCGAGCGACGACTTGCCCAGCTGCGGGTCGTTGGCCAGCGGAGACCCGATCGGATCCTCCAACAGGGCGCGGATCTCAGCCCCGGTCACCGTACGCGTGG from Microlunatus phosphovorus NM-1 includes:
- a CDS encoding type II toxin-antitoxin system HipA family toxin; protein product: MRLAVELYGTIVGRLERDARTFDFCPTEEGIERFGANSQVLSVAIPLTPAQRRDRVARRRNWFAELLPEGDQYDYLLAQGGLRRDDTPAFLARYGRDVAGALQIWDLDDPTEPKTPATRTVTGAEIRALLEDPIGSPLANDPQLGKSSLGGVQPKIVLVRTPTGWAQALGGYPTTHILKPRLGGDKATVIYDEEYGSRLARRLGLADFATSIEQFVGLPTLVIERYDRIGGERVHQEDLSQVLGAGGNQKYQEIGGVVSLRRVADALKTHASEADLRRLARMVVFAAGIGNLDLHTKNLGLLHLADGEVTIAPAYDVVPQAHLPNDGRMALAVNGKYRHGEITGEDLAAEFASWGLRRAPATVDATLEELRAAVLSEPPLDGAFPALQEQILGFIDQLAA